CGACAATGCCGCGTGGCAGATGGGCCCGCCGATAGCTGAAGGGGATCTCGCCGGCAGGAATGTCTACGACCCGACCCTTCACGTCCACCATGCGCACGGCTTTGAGCGCGTCTTTCATTTCTCCCAGTCGCGTCCCCGCGTTCATCACCACACACCCGGCTACCGTGCCAGGAATTCCGGCACCCCACTCCAATCCGCTCAAACCACGGCGGATCGCATACCCGATCAACGTCGGCATGCCCACGCCCCCGTCCACATAGAGCACATGGCCTGGATCCTGACGGATGGTCTTGAGGTGCCGAAGGCTGACCACGATTCCCCGGATTCCTCCGTCACGAACGAGCACATTCGTGCCGCCCAACACGAAAATCGAGATGCGTTCGGCGCGAGCGTTCTCCACCACCCGACACAAGTCGTCCACATCGACCGGTTCCACCAAGACTTCCGCCGGCCCACCGATACGGAACGAGGTGAAGTCTTGCAACGAG
Above is a window of Nitrospira sp. DNA encoding:
- the murB gene encoding UDP-N-acetylmuramate dehydrogenase; translation: MKRTKQDWARLFEGVRGTITYEASLQDFTSFRIGGPAEVLVEPVDVDDLCRVVENARAERISIFVLGGTNVLVRDGGIRGIVVSLRHLKTIRQDPGHVLYVDGGVGMPTLIGYAIRRGLSGLEWGAGIPGTVAGCVVMNAGTRLGEMKDALKAVRMVDVKGRVVDIPAGEIPFSYRRAHLPRGIVAGVWLQMKPGDHARIEKTVKDYLQYRKDTQPLTLPSAGCVFKNPPQDSAGRLVDAAGLKGARVGDAQVSEKHANFMVNVGHARAADVLALIRKVRAGVKKASGVTLELELKVVGQA